One window of Trifolium pratense cultivar HEN17-A07 linkage group LG5, ARS_RC_1.1, whole genome shotgun sequence genomic DNA carries:
- the LOC123883607 gene encoding uncharacterized protein LOC123883607 isoform X4, whose product MASILCDLVKKYVDKLIDGAIAEARYVFCFTCIVKKFEEERTTLEPQRITIEQRVKDARERDKDIKAIVGSWEKDIDELNQVDTKTKQTCFFGFCPNCIWRYKKGKELSNNLEKIKQLKGEKFENIELPRPVPGVERYSSKDYISFESRESKYKELLDALKDDNNYITGLQGMGGTGKTTMAKEVGKELKQSEIFAYVVDTTVSFTPDIKKIQDDIAGSLRLEWGGCNEPDRPKKLWSRLTNGDKILVILDDVWDRGLPLDFDAIGIPKQDTHKGCRVLVTSRNQETFNNMDCDKIIELGLLSEEEAWIMFKMYAKISDSTSQKLIDKGRKIAKECKRLPVAISVIASSLKGHQHREHKWDVTLKSLKKPVSMHGVDDDKVGIYNLLKISYDNLKDEKAKGLFLLCSVFREDEENSIEVITRLCIGVGLLGEDYGSYDDARNLVVLAKDKLVDSCLLLEGGEKCLKLHDLVREAAQWIANKEIQCVKLFDEKQKSLVEKQTNIKYLLCEGKCKDLFSLEFDRLKLETLIVKVDREEEDKCIKVPDSFFENVIRLRVLNFSGIHFSQSLSLPPAIQLLTNIRSMSFDHVDLGDISILGKLQRLETLDLDTCKVNELPNQITELKKFKLLKLEDCEIRMNNPFEVIERCSSLEELYFKYSFNEFCKEIALPELKRYHIHGRSSFYSEGQSRFSKYVVFRGDEKCQFSKGTLKYCMQTAEALFLEGIKGEWRNLMPEIFPLEHGMNDLVELHLDRISQLRCLIDTIGSHVPILSNLVVLELENMENLEQLFNGKLNLCNLKRITLKNCPMLISILPFLSAKDLPALEAIRIRKCDGLQYVFGQSQHVELVSLTELELSELPNFIGIFEECVKGSSSTSKAQIQLDPMRDRDQPHDCSVASESNSYGLNIWERLGIQSKILCNIKEIVLTHFPKMKSVFILSIDLIMQLETLRIEKCDELKHIIIDTGYHNIGGNICVNVFPKLKKLYVEDCAQLEYIFGHDTSDHQNDMGIQLHLPELRYLHLASLPSLIAMCPKQYRITYPCLKYLCIWKCSQDNTIIKELSGNIDLFLTLETLDVFNSNVESIFSLNEIDEQQLDLALRYITLIDLPMMTCLFVGPKNSFSLKNLTRITIMRCDKLKIAFSTSILRFLPQLRILRIEECNELEHIIEDDLENKNNSTTCFPKLELLTVRKCNKLKFVFSSSMLRVLPMLLYLTIEECKELEHIIEDDLENKNNSTTCFPKLKSLAVRNCNKLKFVFSTSVLRVLPQLRDLTIEDCKELEHIIEDDLENKNNSTTCFPKLQALLIIKCNKLKFVFPFSVCKEVPELTFLMITEANELEKIFKSEDDQKVDIPNLNVLVFDMLPSLCCAQGNQFQAVKNRFVRDCHQLKLTSASTTNTFIEIEKLCYIIDYDLQEKVVDLFKQGTTKDFDTESKLASVEIVENAGIEQLPSAKITEDFELPVDQGDPSQKVEDLAILPTNSKIQMKQTPKTEHEFVENVPDLAILPTKSGKLQNEQSLGETDTTVQSSQLEGSTSEKTAVATVSSISRTKNEPPMQVVTSKQKGIEIEGTSKTNNDQASLNGDALMKVNSYVEEQFSKDDEIIVSKSEPSPSITSSVASKGDPSQKLEDLAILPTNSKIQMKQTPKAEHEFVKNVMDLAILPTNSEELLNEKSLGETDTIIKPSQLDGSTSEKTAVATMSTISGTKNEPPIQVVASKQKGIEVEIEGVSKTNNDQVSPNGDALMKVNSNVEEQFSKDDELIVSKSKPSSPMPSMPSKGNPSQKVELSSSLLVKRELDELVSKNHLKYKNLSLLSDFLVANPSVCLKDTSLSNRYKGCAYKSLAKLLKFLKTHSLLEVSGSSHSEFVELLQDARSFAFDKEWLDGVERRALFPEIQVFPDAMEKLLDSKKKITKNVEDLKHQLTSSEADLESIIQQEAILSAPIGY is encoded by the exons ATGGCAAGTATCCTCTGTGATTTGGTGAAGAAATATGTGGACAAATTGATTGATGGCGCAATAGCAGAAGCACGTTATGTATTTTGCTTTACATGCATTGTTaagaaatttgaagaagaaagaactaCGTTGGAACCACAAAGGATAACTATCGAGCAACGTGTCAAAGATGCAAGAGAAAGAGATAAAGATATTAAAGCTATAGTTGGTTCTTGGGAAAAAGATATTGATGAGCTCAATCAAGTggacacaaaaacaaaacaaacatgtttttttggattttgtccTAATTGTATCTGGCGATATAAAAAGGGAAAGGAGTTATCAAATAACTTGGAGAAGATCAAACAACTAAAGGGagagaaatttgaaaatattgaacTTCCTCGCCCTGTTCCAGGTGTTGAACGCTATTCATCCAAAGATTACATTTCTTTTGAAAGTAGAGAGTCAAAATACAAAGAACTGTTGGATGCATTAAAAGATGACAATAACTATATAACCGGATTGCAAGGGATGGGGGGCACCGGAAAGACAACAATGGCCAAAGAAGTGGGTAAAGAGTTAAAGCAATCTGAAATATTTGCTTATGTCGTTGATACGACCGTGTCATTTACTcctgatataaaaaaaattcaagatgaTATTGCTGGATCTTTAAGACTGGAATGGGGGGGTTGTAATGAACCAGACCGACCCAAAAAACTATGGAGTAGATTAACAAATGGTGACAAAATTCTTGTGATACTGGATGATGTGTGGGATCGAGGCCTGCCTCTTGATTTTGATGCAATAGGAATTCCAAAACAAGACACACACAAAGGTTGTAGAGTTCTTGTAACCTCGCGTAATCAAGAAACTTTCAACAACATGGACTGTGATAAGATAATTGAATTGGGTCTTTTATCAGAAGAAGAAGCGTGGATCATGTTCAAAATGTATGCCAAGATAAGTGATAGCACCTCTCAAAAATTGATCGATAAGGGACGTAAAATTGCAAAGGAATGCAAACGATTACCTGTTGCAATTTCAGTTATCGCCAGTAGCTTAAAGGGCCACCAACATCGAGAGCACAAATGGGATGTGACATTGAAATCCTTGAAGAAGCCTGTATCCATGCATGGTGTTGATGATGATAAGGTTGGAATTTATAACTTGTTGAAGATTAGCTATGATAATTTGAAGGATGAAAAAGCCAAGGGGTTGTTTCTCTTATGTTCGGTTTTccgagaagatgaagaaaattctATTGAAGTTATAACAAGACTTTGCATAGGTGTGGGCCTTTTGGGGGAAGATTATGGTAGCTACGATGATGCTCGAAACCTAGTAGTTCTAGCCAAAGACAAGCTCGTAGATTCTTGTTTGTTGTTGGAGGGCGGTGAAAAATGTCTAAAACTGCATGATTTGGTCCGAGAAGCAGCTCAATGGATAGCGAACAAAGAGATTCAATGTGTAAAATTGTTTGATGAAAAGCAAAAGTCATTGGTTGAAAAGCAgacaaatatcaaatatttattATGTGAAGGGAAGTGCAAGGATTTATTTTCCTTGGAATTTGATAGATTGAAACTTGAGACTTTAATTGTCAAGGTGGATAGAGAAGAAGAGGATAAATGTATAAAAGTACCAGATTCTTTCTTTGAAAATGTTATCAGGCTCcgtgttttgaatttttcagGCATTCATTTCAGCCAATCTTTATCATTACCACCTGCAATTCAGTTATTGACAAATATTCGATCTATGTCGTTTGATCATGTTGATTTAGGTGATATCTCTATTTTGGGAAAACTACAGAGACTTGAGACTCTTGATTTGGATACATGCAAAGTCAATGAATTGCCAAACCAAATTACAGAACTGAAGAAGTTTAAATTGTTGAAATTGGAAGATTGTGAAATAAGAATGAATAATCCATTTGAAGTTATTGAAAGATGCTCATCACTTGAAGAGTTGTATTTCAAATATAGtttcaatgaattttgtaaGGAAATAGCCTTACCTGAGTTGAAAAGATATCATATCCATGGTAGAAGTTCCTTTTATTCGGAAGGACAATCCAGGTTTTCCAAATATGTTGTGTTTCGTGGTGATGAAAAGTGTCAATTTTCAAAAGGAACACTCAAGTACTGCATGCAAACAGCAGAGGCTCTTTTTCTAGAAGGAATTAAGGGGGAATGGAGAAATCTCATGCCTGAGATTTTTCCTTTAGAACACGGTATGAATGATCTTGTTGAACTTCATTTGGATCGGATTTCACAACTACGGTGCCTCATTGACACCATTGGTTCTCATGTACCGATCTTGTCCAACTTGGTTGTACTAGAACTGGAAAACATGGAAAATTTGGAACAACTATTCAATGGTAAGCTAAACCTCTGCAATCTAAAGAGAATCACACTTAAGAATTGCCCTATGTTAATTTCTATACTACCTTTCCTCTCTGCTAAAGACCTTCCAGCACTAGAAGCTATCAGAATAAGAAAATGTGATGGATTGCAATATGTGTTTGGTCAATCTCAACATGTTGAACTGGTTTCACTAACTGAATTGGAGCTCTCTGAATTACCAAACTTCATTGGTATTTTTGAAGAATGTGTGAAGGGATCATCTTCCACTTCCAAAGCACAAATACAATTGGATCCTATGCGTGATAGGGATCAACCGCATGACTGCTCAGTGGCATCG GAATCAAATTCATATGGCCTTAACATATGGGAACGTCTTGGAATACAATCAAAGATCCTCTGCAATATTAAAGAGATTGTGCTGACTCATTTTCCGAAGATGAAATCAGTATTTATCCTATCTATTGATCTAATAATGCAGTTGGAAACTTTGAGAATTGAGAAATGTGATGAACTGAAGCACATAATAATAGATACTGGATATCATAACATTGGTGGCAACATCTGTGTCAATGTCTTCCCAAAATTGAAAAAGCTCTATGTTGAAGATTGTGCTCAATTGGAATACATATTTGGACATGACACTAGTGATCATCAAAACGATATGGGGATTCAGCTTCATCTTCCGGAATTGAGATATCTCCATCTTGCCAGTCTGCCAAGTTTGATCGCCATGTGTCCCAAACAATATCGAATAACATATCCTTGTTTGAAATATCTTTGTATCTGGAAATGTTCCCAGGATAATACAATCATTAAG GAATTGAGTGGGAACATTGATCTTTTTCTCACTTTGGAAACACTCGACGTATTCAATTCCAATGTAGAAAGTATATTTTCCCTGAATGAAATTGATGAACAGCAACTGGACTTAGCTTTGCGATACATTACCTTGATTGATCTGCCTATGATGACTTGTCTTTTTGTGGGTCCCAAAAATTCATTTTCCCTCAAAAACCTTACACGCATAACAATCATGCGATGTGacaaattgaaaattgcatTCTCCACTTCCATTTTAAGATTTCTACCACAGTTGCGTATTTTAAGAATAGAAGAATGCAACGAGTTGGAACATATTATTGAAGATGATTTGGAGaataaaaacaattcaacaacaTGCTTCCCAAAGCTAGAACTTCTTACTGTTAGAAAGTGCAACAAgttgaaatttgttttctcCTCTTCCATGTTAAGAGTTCTACCAATGTTGCTTTATTTAACAATAGAAGAATGCAAAGAGTTGGAACATATTATTGAAGATGATTTGGAGaataaaaacaattcaacaacaTGCTTCCCAAAGCTAAAAAGTCTTGCTGTTAGAAATTGCAACAAgttgaaatttgttttctcCACTTCCGTGTTAAGAGTTCTACCACAGTTGCGTGATTTAACAATAGAAGATTGCAAAGAGTTGGAACATATTATTGAAGATGATTTGGAGAATAAAAACAATTCAACTACATGCTTCCCAAAGCTACAAGCACTTCTTATTATAAAGTGCAACAAGTTGAAATTTGTCTTTCCATTCTCTGTATGTAAAGAGGTTCCCGAGCTAACTTTTCTGATGATAACAGAAGCAAATGAGTTAGAGAAAATATTCAAAAGTGAAGATGATCAGAAAGTTGATATTCCAAATCTAAATGTTTTAGTATTTGATATGCTGCCAAGCCTCTGTTGTGCTCAGGGAAATCAATTCCAGGCTGTAAAAAATCGCTTCGTGCGGGATTGTCATCAACTCAAACTGACTTCAGCATCAACAACCAACACCTTCATAGAAATTGAAAAGTTATGTTACATCATAG ATTATGATTTGCAGGAGAAAGTGGTAGATCTATTTAAACAGGGAACCACCAAAGATTTTGATACCGAGTCGAAGTTAGCAAGTgttgaaattgttgaaaatGCTGGGATTGAACAACTGCCAAGTGCAAAAATCACTGAAGATTTTGAACTACCAGTTGATCAag GGGATCCTTCTCAAAAAGTAGAAGATTTAGCAATACTACCAACAAACTCAAAA ATTCAAATGAAACAAACACCAAAGACAGAGcatgaatttgttgaaaatgttCCAGATTTAGCAATACTACCAACAAAATCAGGA AAGTTGCAGAATGAACAATCACTTGGAGAAACTGATACTACAGTCCAATCTTCTCaa TTGGAGGGATCAACATCAGAAAAAACAGCAGTTGCAACTGTGTCTTCCATttcaagaacaaagaatgaGCCACCAATGCAAGTAGTTACGTCTAAACAAAAG GGTATTGAGATAGAAGGAACTTCTAAGACTAATAATGATCAAG CTTCTCTAAATGGCGATGCTTTGATGAAAGTAAACTCATATGTTGAGGAACAATTTTCTAAGGATGATGAAATAATAGTTTCCAAATCTGAACCCTCTCCGAGCATCACATCTTCTGTTGCATCTAAAG GGGATCCTTCTCAAAAATTAGAAGATTTAGCAATACTACCAACAAATTCAAAA ATACAAATGAAACAAACACCAAAGGCAGAGCATGAGTTTGTTAAAAATGTTATGGATTTAGCAATACTACCAACAAATTCTGAA GAGTTGCTGAATGAAAAATCACTTGGGGAAACTGATACTATCATCAAACCTTCTCAA TTGGATGGATCAACATCAGAAAAAACAGCAGTTGCAACTATGTCCACCATTTCAGGAACAAAGAATGAGCCACCTATACAAGTGGTTGCTTCTAAACAAAAG GGTATTGAGGTTGAGATAGAAGGAGTTTCTAAGACTAATAATGATCAAG TTTCTCCAAATGGCGATGCTTTGATGAAAGTAAACTCAAATGTTGAGGAACAGTTTTCTAAGGATGATGAACTAATAGTTTCCAAATCTAAACCCTCATCTCCAATGCCTTCAATGCCTTCTAAAG GCAACCCTTCTCAAAAAGTAGAATTAAGTTCTTCTTTGCTTGTTAAGAGGGAGCTTGATGAGCTGGTCTCCAAGAATCATTTGAAGTATAAGAACTTGTCTTTGTTATCTGATTTTCTTGTTGCCAATCCATCTGTTTGTTTAAAGGACACTTCACTTAGTAATAGATACAAGGGATGTGCCTACAAATCACTAGCTAAGCTATTGAAATTCCTCAAAACCCATAGTTTGCTAGAAGTATCAGGCTCAAGCCACTCTGAATTTGTGGAGCTATTACAAGATGCGCGCAGCTTTGCTTTTGATAAGGAATGGTTGGATGGTGTTGAGAGGCGCGCTTTATTTCCTGAAATACAAGTATTTCCAGATGCCATGGAAAAGTTATTGGATTCTAAGAAAAAGATTACCAAGAATGTGGAAGATCTTAAGCATCAATTGACATCCTCTGAAGCTGATTTGGAGAGTATCATTCAACAAGAGGCAATTTTAAGTGCCCCTATTGGTTATTAG